One genomic segment of Culturomica massiliensis includes these proteins:
- a CDS encoding ACP phosphodiesterase produces the protein MNYLAHILLSGKNGQIQVGNFIGDAVKGRSYENYPAHIRQGILLHRSIDDFADHHADVKQAVALAKVKFGRYAGVMTDMFFDYLLARNFRQYSGISLRYFTFRFYLSLVRNYFYLPVRIKRFVWHFILTDRLNRYASLRGLKQSLRIMAEYKKLPVDPEEAIVFLTEHERQLEKLFAHFFPEICKFCREQ, from the coding sequence ATGAATTATCTGGCTCATATATTGCTTTCGGGAAAAAACGGACAAATTCAAGTCGGTAATTTTATCGGAGATGCCGTAAAGGGCCGATCTTACGAAAATTATCCGGCCCATATCCGACAGGGAATTTTGTTGCACCGGTCGATTGATGATTTTGCGGATCACCATGCGGATGTTAAGCAAGCTGTGGCTTTGGCTAAGGTGAAATTCGGCAGATATGCGGGGGTAATGACCGATATGTTTTTCGATTACTTATTGGCACGTAATTTCCGGCAATATTCCGGAATTTCACTTCGCTACTTTACGTTTCGTTTCTATTTGTCGCTTGTGCGGAATTATTTTTATTTGCCGGTACGTATAAAACGATTCGTGTGGCATTTTATTCTGACGGACAGGCTGAATCGTTATGCTTCGTTACGGGGATTGAAGCAATCGCTTCGGATAATGGCAGAATATAAAAAGTTGCCGGTAGATCCGGAGGAAGCTATTGTTTTTTTGACGGAACATGAACGACAGTTAGAAAAATTGTTTGCTCATTTTTTTCCGGAAATATGTAAATTCTGCCGGGAACAATAA
- a CDS encoding biotin/lipoyl-containing protein, protein MTKKLLIRDLTLRDGQQSSFATRMNQQQVDRVLPYYKNAGFYAMEVWGGAVPDSVMRYLNENPWDRLEKIKAAIGDVSKLTALSRGRNLFGYAPYTDQIIDGFCKNAIESGLGIMRIFDALNDVNNVKSTVKYVKQYGGIADCAVCYTIDPKYPKLGFFDKLKGKKNPEPVFTNEYFLNKAKEMEALGADMITIKDMSGLVPPSRIAELIPLFKQNLKVPIDFHTHCTPGYGLGAVLMSIIKGVDIVDTNIWNFAGGPAAPAIELVYIFCKKLGVELDINMEAVAQINKELLGIRKELEAFDAVKQIPNPFNPLTDTLPAEIDKLFDKAIQAAQTNDETTLLDACHAIEAYFNFPKPNELVKKAEIPGGMYTNMVAQLKQLNSMDILEKAMELIPTVRLSAGLPPLVTPTSQIVGAQAVNCALDIKAGKPMYSNVSNQFVALVKGEYGKTPVPVDPEFRLKIAGVREETPYDTSKYQMQPNPTLAEAGGVKLAENEKEILLLELFPQVAKNFLTKQKEARYQAQHKTEEVKQETTAVKQEEPITGKVVEAPMPGNIFKIQVKPGDAITKGQSVIILEAMKMENNIASDYAGTVKRIFVKEGASVQAGAKLIEIEA, encoded by the coding sequence ATGACTAAGAAACTACTGATCAGAGATCTTACGTTACGTGACGGGCAGCAATCTTCTTTCGCAACCCGTATGAATCAACAACAGGTAGACCGGGTATTACCTTACTACAAAAATGCGGGCTTCTATGCCATGGAAGTATGGGGTGGTGCCGTACCCGATTCCGTAATGCGTTACCTGAATGAAAACCCCTGGGACAGATTAGAGAAAATCAAAGCTGCAATCGGCGATGTTTCTAAATTAACCGCTCTTTCCCGGGGTCGTAACCTTTTCGGATACGCTCCTTACACCGATCAAATTATCGACGGATTCTGTAAAAACGCTATTGAATCGGGGCTGGGTATCATGCGTATCTTTGACGCTCTGAATGACGTAAACAATGTAAAGTCAACTGTAAAATACGTTAAACAATACGGCGGTATTGCCGATTGTGCCGTTTGCTATACAATCGACCCCAAATATCCGAAGCTCGGCTTTTTCGATAAGCTGAAAGGAAAAAAGAATCCGGAACCGGTTTTTACCAATGAATACTTTCTGAATAAAGCCAAGGAAATGGAAGCGTTAGGTGCTGATATGATCACGATTAAAGACATGAGTGGTTTGGTGCCTCCTTCCCGCATAGCAGAATTAATACCTTTATTCAAACAAAATCTGAAAGTTCCTATTGATTTTCATACCCATTGTACGCCGGGTTATGGTTTAGGAGCCGTTTTGATGTCTATCATCAAAGGTGTAGACATCGTAGATACCAATATCTGGAATTTTGCAGGCGGTCCTGCAGCTCCGGCCATCGAATTAGTCTATATTTTCTGTAAGAAACTCGGCGTAGAACTGGATATCAACATGGAAGCCGTTGCTCAGATCAACAAAGAGCTGTTGGGTATCCGTAAAGAATTGGAAGCTTTCGATGCTGTTAAGCAAATCCCGAATCCGTTCAATCCACTGACCGATACACTCCCGGCTGAAATCGATAAACTGTTTGATAAAGCCATCCAGGCTGCACAAACGAATGACGAAACAACCTTACTGGATGCGTGTCATGCTATTGAAGCTTATTTCAATTTCCCGAAACCGAACGAATTGGTCAAGAAAGCTGAAATCCCCGGAGGTATGTATACCAACATGGTCGCTCAGTTGAAACAACTGAATTCCATGGATATTCTGGAAAAAGCGATGGAGTTGATCCCGACAGTACGTTTATCTGCCGGTTTGCCTCCTTTGGTTACTCCTACCAGTCAGATTGTAGGTGCTCAAGCTGTAAACTGTGCATTGGACATCAAAGCCGGGAAACCGATGTATTCCAATGTCTCCAACCAGTTTGTCGCATTGGTTAAAGGCGAATACGGAAAAACACCGGTTCCCGTTGATCCGGAATTCCGCTTGAAAATTGCCGGTGTCCGGGAAGAAACCCCTTATGATACCTCCAAATACCAAATGCAGCCCAACCCGACTTTAGCGGAAGCCGGAGGTGTAAAACTGGCTGAAAATGAAAAAGAAATATTGTTGCTGGAATTGTTCCCGCAAGTTGCTAAAAACTTCCTGACCAAACAAAAAGAAGCCCGTTATCAGGCACAACACAAAACTGAAGAAGTAAAACAAGAAACGACTGCGGTTAAACAGGAAGAACCGATCACCGGAAAAGTAGTGGAAGCTCCGATGCCGGGGAATATCTTTAAAATACAGGTAAAACCCGGTGATGCAATAACAAAAGGACAATCTGTAATTATCCTCGAAGCCATGAAGATGGAAAACAACATAGCTTCAGACTACGCCGGAACCGTAAAGCGTATATTCGTTAAAGAAGGAGCCAGCGTTCAGGCCGGTGCCAAATTAATCGAAATCGAAGCTTAA
- the coaD gene encoding pantetheine-phosphate adenylyltransferase produces the protein MEKIAVFPGSFDPFTVGHEEIVNRGLKIFDKIVIAVGVNALKKEFLDVDSRVQLIQKVFSYTDRVIVEPYSGLTVDFCKEMGAPIIIRGLRTAADFEYERAVGQANRAMDSEIETVFILTSTEHTFISSTIVRNIYMNGGNIDRFLPSGLKTEDLCRFDKKSK, from the coding sequence ATGGAAAAAATAGCAGTATTTCCCGGTTCTTTTGATCCTTTTACTGTCGGTCATGAAGAAATTGTAAACCGGGGGTTGAAGATTTTCGATAAAATTGTGATTGCTGTCGGAGTGAATGCTCTGAAAAAGGAATTTCTGGATGTCGATAGCCGGGTGCAATTAATACAGAAAGTTTTCTCTTATACGGATCGGGTTATTGTAGAACCTTATTCCGGCTTGACCGTTGATTTTTGTAAAGAGATGGGAGCGCCTATTATTATCAGAGGTTTGAGAACGGCGGCTGATTTTGAGTACGAACGGGCTGTAGGGCAGGCTAACCGGGCCATGGATTCGGAAATAGAGACGGTTTTTATTTTGACATCGACCGAACACACTTTTATCAGTTCCACGATTGTCCGCAATATATATATGAATGGAGGTAATATAGATCGTTTTTTGCCTTCCGGCTTGAAGACGGAGGATTTATGCAGGTTTGACAAAAAAAGTAAATGA
- a CDS encoding C40 family peptidase, translated as MKTILFYTLIFFSLLTLSCSSSRKMTTSRVSTAQLSQKLGFKVTRKDDLKLYSEAVKWLGVPYKYGGNTKTGVDCSGLTCNIYRNAYNIKLERTVAGMYKKNCRKIGRAKLRPGDLVFFNTAKTHKSVSHVGIFLKNNIFIHSTTHSGVRLNTLDETYYKKKWINGGKVRNFR; from the coding sequence ATGAAAACAATCCTGTTTTACACGCTGATTTTCTTTTCACTTTTGACTCTATCCTGTAGCAGTAGTCGCAAAATGACAACTTCCCGGGTATCAACCGCACAACTGTCCCAAAAGCTAGGGTTTAAGGTCACCCGGAAAGATGATCTGAAACTCTATAGTGAAGCTGTAAAATGGCTGGGAGTTCCCTACAAATACGGAGGAAATACGAAAACAGGGGTAGATTGTTCCGGGCTCACCTGCAATATCTACCGTAATGCTTACAACATCAAATTAGAACGTACTGTAGCAGGAATGTATAAAAAAAATTGCCGGAAAATCGGACGTGCCAAACTCCGGCCCGGCGATCTGGTATTTTTCAATACGGCTAAAACACACAAATCTGTCAGTCATGTCGGCATCTTTTTAAAAAACAACATATTTATTCATTCCACGACCCATAGTGGCGTACGTCTCAATACGTTAGACGAAACCTATTACAAAAAGAAATGGATTAATGGTGGAAAAGTAAGAAATTTCCGTTAG
- a CDS encoding CorA family divalent cation transporter — translation MKIKIFLLGGYDLEMMEIAVLLEQQGICFFDRHLNWEKAVLSAYREELEKYGNQPETTIFGVELQDDGIASRYTNYVRIDHHGDYSGRPSSLEQVAALLEYPLTRWQFLVAANDSEYIPGMLKRGAVREEIDRIRREDRAAQGVTPNEEQLAERAIAENLEEYANLKIVRAFSDRFSPICDRLWPYESLLVYTDETLCYYGKRTDKLIDIYIKDKIQPPPLYYGGGPSGYIGTKGKWDVERILRLKRQIIKYITVNSYHIFYFPFKWDVLGREYATFSEEVNLGQIQPQSYSEWEANSEPDEQEKQELYNEKNYYFEFVHPVLYDSTNENTLLKHYERKEPKYKKVFYHIDITKDKGEVKSRRFHYRLRVDSINLNFYSTGVGMLTFYLENTDYKEPQAILDINQYGRRIFPPFYADIEGRGEIAESIRIEGLEGEKFRYQEDFKGYRTDSTWCPGAFICNLISDLMQNLEITPVIDDRMFVNCWYGNDDVAKEFRIPGDLLEEIREKNKEEQQKKHFEKFLEKDFWYKYVFVDADFPCCSNGEMKAELLKMATYTRWQGTGSLYGVSRYSMVLLTDENLFAKDVLQVYMRTVYSRMIELVLVQRASMLRFSGEVTVLSQLTKENYRDNAIKIASLYKEYIRFVNQIFFRSVTSQEQGIELYQILGKQFQIEEQIEDLESEIGELHQYISLLIDSNRNEQGAHLNVLAALFLPATIITGFFGMNSIFQSEFEGRSLAIQVPILLMVTIGIYLWLKYRKTKL, via the coding sequence ATGAAAATAAAGATTTTTTTATTAGGAGGATATGATTTGGAGATGATGGAGATAGCTGTTTTGTTAGAACAGCAAGGAATCTGTTTTTTTGATCGGCATTTGAATTGGGAGAAAGCTGTTTTATCTGCATATAGAGAAGAGTTGGAAAAATATGGGAATCAGCCTGAGACAACTATTTTTGGGGTAGAGTTACAGGATGATGGGATAGCTTCCCGATATACCAATTATGTTCGGATTGATCACCACGGTGATTATAGTGGGCGTCCTTCTTCTTTGGAGCAGGTAGCTGCTTTGCTGGAATATCCTTTGACCCGGTGGCAGTTTTTGGTAGCAGCTAATGATTCGGAGTATATTCCGGGTATGCTGAAGAGGGGGGCTGTTCGGGAAGAAATTGATAGAATACGTCGGGAAGATCGGGCGGCTCAGGGGGTAACCCCAAATGAAGAACAATTGGCCGAGAGAGCGATTGCCGAAAATCTCGAAGAATATGCTAATTTGAAAATCGTTCGTGCTTTTTCGGATCGCTTTTCCCCTATTTGTGATCGTCTCTGGCCATATGAAAGTTTATTGGTTTATACTGATGAAACCTTGTGCTATTATGGAAAAAGGACCGATAAATTAATTGATATTTACATTAAAGATAAAATTCAGCCGCCTCCTCTGTATTATGGGGGAGGACCTTCCGGTTATATAGGAACAAAGGGGAAGTGGGATGTGGAACGTATCCTGAGGTTGAAACGTCAGATTATAAAGTATATTACTGTGAATAGTTATCATATTTTTTATTTTCCATTTAAATGGGACGTTCTAGGTCGCGAATATGCGACTTTTTCAGAAGAAGTGAATCTCGGGCAGATACAACCGCAGTCATATAGTGAATGGGAAGCGAATTCAGAGCCGGATGAACAGGAAAAGCAGGAGTTATATAATGAAAAAAATTATTATTTTGAATTTGTGCATCCTGTTCTGTACGATAGTACCAATGAAAATACTCTATTGAAACATTATGAACGAAAAGAACCGAAGTATAAAAAAGTTTTTTATCATATTGATATCACTAAGGATAAAGGTGAAGTAAAATCTCGTAGATTCCATTATCGGTTGCGGGTAGATTCCATTAATCTGAATTTTTATTCTACCGGAGTAGGGATGCTGACTTTTTATTTGGAAAATACAGATTATAAAGAACCTCAGGCTATTTTGGATATAAACCAGTATGGTCGCCGGATATTTCCGCCTTTTTATGCGGATATTGAGGGGAGAGGTGAAATTGCAGAATCTATCCGGATTGAGGGGTTGGAAGGAGAAAAATTCAGGTATCAGGAAGATTTTAAAGGCTATCGGACGGATTCAACTTGGTGTCCGGGGGCGTTTATTTGTAATTTGATTTCTGATCTGATGCAGAATTTGGAAATCACACCGGTGATTGACGACAGAATGTTTGTCAATTGTTGGTATGGAAATGATGATGTAGCTAAAGAATTCCGGATACCTGGGGATCTATTGGAGGAAATAAGAGAAAAAAATAAAGAAGAACAGCAAAAAAAACATTTTGAAAAATTTCTGGAAAAAGACTTTTGGTATAAATATGTGTTTGTCGATGCTGATTTCCCTTGTTGTAGTAACGGAGAAATGAAAGCAGAACTTTTAAAGATGGCTACTTATACGCGTTGGCAAGGAACGGGAAGTCTTTATGGGGTTTCACGTTATTCGATGGTGTTACTTACAGATGAAAATTTATTCGCAAAAGATGTATTACAGGTTTACATGCGAACCGTTTATTCTCGGATGATAGAATTGGTTTTGGTACAAAGAGCTTCCATGCTGCGTTTTTCAGGTGAGGTGACGGTTTTAAGTCAGTTGACGAAAGAGAATTACAGGGATAATGCGATAAAAATAGCTTCCTTGTATAAAGAATATATCCGGTTTGTGAATCAGATTTTTTTCCGGTCGGTTACTTCTCAGGAGCAAGGTATCGAGTTGTATCAGATTTTAGGAAAACAATTTCAGATAGAAGAACAGATAGAAGATTTGGAGTCTGAAATCGGTGAATTGCATCAGTATATCTCTTTATTAATCGACTCCAACCGGAACGAACAGGGGGCTCATTTAAATGTATTGGCTGCGTTGTTTTTGCCTGCTACGATTATTACCGGATTTTTTGGGATGAATTCTATTTTTCAGAGTGAATTTGAGGGACGGTCGCTGGCTATTCAGGTTCCCATACTTTTGATGGTGACAATAGGTATTTATTTGTGGTTAAAGTATAGAAAAACGAAGTTATGA
- a CDS encoding RluA family pseudouridine synthase: MKTSRQGARRSSPKNQTLEVTEENTLLNFLLLSLNHLSRTTVKSLLAHRQISINGRMTTQFDKPLKKGDKVTVGFDKANLPFSHPKIEIVYEDDSLIVVNKAAGLLSMATDKIREKTAYHILSEYVKRKNPYHRIFILHRLDRETSGLMMFAKNQNVQEKLQRHWNEAITERKYVAVVEGKPKQEEGTLKSYISENTALVVHKASAEEGKLAITHYRVLKSNQQFSLLELELETGRKNQIRVHMQEAGCPVTGDKKYGARYNPLNRLCLHAFKLHFIHPESGKEMTFETVIPKHFLLQVKNRQS; the protein is encoded by the coding sequence ATGAAAACAAGTCGTCAGGGAGCTCGTCGTTCCTCTCCCAAAAATCAAACTTTAGAGGTAACGGAAGAAAATACTTTATTGAATTTTTTACTGCTATCTTTGAATCACCTGAGCCGGACGACGGTTAAATCCCTGCTTGCGCACCGGCAAATCAGTATCAACGGCCGTATGACGACCCAGTTCGATAAGCCTTTGAAAAAAGGAGATAAAGTCACTGTCGGATTCGATAAAGCAAATTTGCCGTTCAGCCACCCTAAAATAGAGATCGTATACGAAGACGATTCCCTGATCGTCGTCAATAAAGCAGCCGGCCTGCTGTCGATGGCTACGGATAAGATCCGGGAAAAAACGGCTTACCACATTCTCAGTGAATATGTAAAAAGAAAAAATCCATATCACCGGATCTTTATACTCCATCGTCTGGACCGCGAAACTTCGGGCCTGATGATGTTTGCCAAAAACCAAAATGTTCAGGAAAAATTACAACGGCATTGGAACGAAGCGATCACGGAACGAAAATACGTCGCCGTTGTCGAAGGTAAACCGAAGCAGGAAGAAGGTACCCTAAAATCTTATATATCCGAAAACACGGCTTTAGTTGTACATAAAGCTTCTGCCGAAGAGGGTAAATTAGCCATTACGCATTACCGGGTGTTAAAAAGCAACCAACAATTTTCTCTCCTGGAATTGGAATTGGAAACCGGCAGAAAAAACCAGATCCGGGTACACATGCAGGAAGCCGGATGTCCCGTTACCGGAGACAAAAAATACGGAGCCCGTTATAATCCGTTGAACCGATTATGTTTACATGCTTTTAAACTCCATTTTATCCATCCGGAAAGCGGGAAAGAAATGACATTCGAAACAGTAATCCCCAAGCATTTTCTATTGCAGGTAAAAAACAGGCAAAGCTAA
- the glyA gene encoding serine hydroxymethyltransferase, with protein sequence MKRDTVIFDLIEKECHRQKEGIELIASENFVSEEVMQAMGSCLTNKYAEGYPGARYYGGCQIVDQTEQLAIDRACKLFGAEYANVQPHSGAQANAAVFFACMKPGDTFLGLDLAHGGHLSHGSPVNLSGINYKPVPYHVKEETGRVDYDEMEKLALEHQPKMIVCGASAYSRDWDYKRMREIADKVNALLMCDMSHPAGLIAKGLLNNPFEYCHIITTTTHKTLRGPRGGMILLPKDFPNPWGQTTPKGEIKMMSQVLNFAVFPGQQGGPLEHVIAAKAVAFEEALSDSYTEYAVQMQKNAKAMAQAFIDKGYKVVSGGTDNHCMLIDLRTKFPELTGKKAENTLVKADITINKNMVPFDSRSPFQTSGIRVGTPAITTRGLKEADMTVIVDMIDRILSNIDDENVIAQVKKEVNAMMNPRPMFAW encoded by the coding sequence ATGAAAAGAGATACAGTAATATTTGATCTGATTGAAAAAGAATGCCATCGCCAAAAAGAAGGTATTGAGCTGATTGCTTCAGAAAATTTTGTCAGTGAAGAAGTAATGCAGGCTATGGGGTCCTGCCTGACCAACAAATATGCAGAAGGTTATCCCGGAGCCCGTTATTACGGCGGTTGTCAAATTGTAGACCAGACAGAACAGTTGGCTATTGACCGGGCTTGCAAATTATTCGGAGCCGAATATGCAAACGTTCAGCCGCATTCCGGCGCACAGGCTAATGCAGCTGTTTTCTTCGCCTGTATGAAACCGGGCGATACTTTTTTGGGTTTGGATTTAGCTCACGGAGGTCACCTGTCACACGGTTCTCCCGTTAACCTTTCCGGTATCAACTACAAACCCGTTCCTTATCATGTAAAAGAGGAAACCGGCAGGGTTGATTATGACGAAATGGAAAAACTGGCCTTGGAACATCAGCCCAAAATGATCGTTTGCGGAGCTTCTGCCTATTCCAGAGACTGGGATTACAAACGCATGCGTGAAATCGCCGACAAAGTAAATGCTTTATTGATGTGCGATATGTCCCATCCGGCCGGTTTAATCGCCAAAGGCTTGTTGAACAACCCGTTTGAATATTGTCACATCATAACGACCACGACTCACAAAACATTGCGGGGACCGCGCGGAGGTATGATTCTTCTGCCCAAAGATTTCCCGAACCCATGGGGACAAACAACACCGAAAGGCGAAATCAAAATGATGTCACAAGTACTCAATTTTGCCGTATTCCCGGGACAACAAGGCGGTCCGCTGGAACATGTCATTGCTGCCAAAGCCGTTGCCTTTGAAGAAGCTCTTTCTGATTCATATACCGAATATGCTGTACAGATGCAAAAGAATGCCAAAGCTATGGCTCAGGCTTTCATTGACAAAGGATACAAAGTTGTTTCAGGCGGCACTGACAATCATTGCATGCTGATCGATTTACGTACAAAATTCCCGGAATTAACCGGTAAAAAGGCTGAAAATACATTGGTAAAAGCCGATATTACCATCAACAAGAATATGGTACCGTTTGACAGCCGTTCTCCGTTCCAGACATCCGGTATACGCGTCGGCACACCTGCTATTACAACCCGCGGACTGAAAGAAGCCGATATGACTGTAATTGTAGATATGATCGACCGGATCCTGTCGAACATCGATGATGAGAATGTCATTGCACAAGTAAAGAAAGAAGTGAACGCCATGATGAATCCACGTCCGATGTTTGCCTGGTAA
- a CDS encoding serine hydrolase domain-containing protein, whose product MMSRKRLRISSAILVLIALFFLCMPTYMREALIHWYPDISDTYLFASHTVEKPDTCWEWPVAPDCNTYVLDSADNAYLDELKTVAFLVIQNDSILYEEYREDWTPRTLSNIFSATKSIVGLLIGVACDEGYIKSLDDPVGKYLPEFQQGEKSRITVRNLLTMSSGLNWDEAYTALFSKTTQAYYGDNIRELVMGLEPETEPGKQYSYKSGDTQLLSFVLEAATGRTISDYAQEKLWKPMQACNDALWNLDKKGGDEKSYCCFNTTARDVARFARLMLHNGNWNGRQLVSEAYMAEAMAPAAYLENEFGDGALDYYGFQIWIVHYKGMQFPAFRGLGGQYIFAIPQKNAIVVRLGHKRSDEYNREKTIDLDRYLDIAFKILK is encoded by the coding sequence ATGATGAGCAGAAAGCGGTTGCGGATCAGTTCGGCCATATTGGTACTGATCGCCCTGTTCTTTTTATGTATGCCTACCTATATGCGGGAGGCATTGATTCATTGGTATCCGGATATTTCCGATACCTATTTGTTTGCCTCCCATACGGTTGAAAAACCGGATACATGCTGGGAATGGCCGGTTGCTCCGGATTGTAACACCTATGTTTTGGACAGTGCCGATAATGCTTATCTTGACGAGTTGAAAACCGTGGCTTTTCTGGTTATACAAAATGACAGTATTTTGTATGAGGAATACCGGGAAGACTGGACTCCTCGAACCTTATCGAATATTTTTTCCGCGACGAAAAGTATTGTGGGGTTGTTGATCGGGGTCGCCTGCGATGAAGGGTATATCAAAAGTCTGGATGATCCGGTCGGTAAGTATCTGCCGGAATTTCAGCAAGGTGAAAAATCCAGGATTACGGTGCGTAATTTATTGACGATGAGTTCGGGTTTAAATTGGGACGAGGCTTATACGGCTCTTTTTTCCAAGACGACGCAGGCCTATTACGGGGACAATATACGGGAGTTGGTTATGGGACTCGAGCCGGAAACGGAACCGGGAAAGCAGTATTCATATAAGAGCGGGGATACCCAGCTTTTATCGTTTGTTTTGGAAGCGGCCACCGGCCGTACGATCAGTGATTATGCACAGGAGAAACTTTGGAAACCGATGCAGGCCTGCAACGATGCCTTGTGGAATTTGGATAAGAAGGGAGGAGATGAAAAATCTTATTGCTGCTTTAATACGACGGCCCGGGATGTGGCTCGTTTTGCCCGTTTGATGTTGCATAACGGGAATTGGAATGGGCGTCAATTGGTTTCTGAAGCTTATATGGCGGAAGCGATGGCTCCGGCTGCCTATCTGGAAAATGAGTTCGGGGACGGGGCGTTGGATTATTACGGCTTTCAGATATGGATTGTGCATTATAAAGGAATGCAATTCCCTGCATTTCGGGGATTAGGGGGACAGTATATTTTTGCTATCCCACAGAAAAATGCCATCGTTGTTCGTTTGGGACATAAGCGGAGCGATGAGTATAACCGGGAAAAGACAATCGATCTGGACCGTTATCTCGATATTGCTTTTAAAATCTTGAAATAA
- a CDS encoding RNA polymerase sigma factor, whose translation MENMTEILDLLKRGEKKGLQLLFHKFYKPLVMYAMKYVHRQDEAEDMVQEVFIKFWEKNSFISVASQLKAYLYQAVRNHCLNYLEKNANHRLENSFERIEITEEEMSEEAIWNLRMEEIYQEINNLPPRSREIFIAIVFHNKKYKEIAGELNISVNTVKTILSRAMLTLKNNLNKKSYLFLLFIAKFK comes from the coding sequence ATGGAGAACATGACGGAAATATTAGATTTGTTGAAGCGGGGAGAGAAAAAAGGCTTACAGTTACTGTTCCATAAATTTTACAAGCCTTTGGTTATGTATGCCATGAAATATGTACACAGACAGGACGAAGCCGAAGACATGGTACAGGAAGTCTTCATTAAATTCTGGGAAAAAAACAGTTTTATCTCGGTTGCTTCTCAATTGAAAGCTTATCTTTATCAGGCCGTACGGAATCATTGCCTGAACTATCTCGAAAAAAATGCAAATCATCGCCTTGAGAATTCATTTGAACGGATAGAAATTACAGAAGAGGAAATGTCGGAAGAAGCCATTTGGAATCTCCGCATGGAGGAAATATATCAGGAAATTAACAATCTCCCTCCGCGTTCCCGGGAAATCTTTATTGCTATCGTTTTTCATAATAAAAAATATAAAGAAATCGCCGGAGAATTGAATATTTCTGTCAATACAGTAAAAACGATTCTTTCCCGTGCAATGCTTACCCTTAAAAACAATCTGAATAAAAAATCTTATCTGTTTTTACTCTTTATCGCTAAATTTAAATAA
- the cas6 gene encoding CRISPR system precrRNA processing endoribonuclease RAMP protein Cas6 gives MENWNQYIESLVYHRLEVRIMAKNDGFWNAWPGAVIRNNLLYACANVCVRKDISLLDVLERFPLKETHPLYKNLTGGFPKGLVLKLGPELMHAYEPRRFIRRGEILSFSLLLIGNHAVYYKYYVEALRQMCARGIGHPMEPFNLVDICERHPVLGIRRIASETTKKVEKLQMPVTFEDFARFKCFPGLTISFQTPVLLHENRLGKVRSSGYQEKLNGFPSYYQFVRSVAFRSLKLAVLYVYPENAAYCREAYECIDHYLERACIPLLQRAALERISLAGTPKEGEKKSILFHGYIGEIDYSDRTSDYRQLMLYMQELGVGNDTIYGLGQYRINSWKNYRNEQI, from the coding sequence ATGGAAAACTGGAATCAATATATCGAATCCTTGGTTTATCATCGCTTAGAGGTGCGTATTATGGCAAAGAACGATGGCTTTTGGAATGCATGGCCGGGAGCTGTGATACGGAATAATTTATTATATGCCTGTGCAAACGTTTGCGTAAGGAAGGATATTTCTTTGCTGGATGTCCTTGAACGTTTTCCGCTGAAAGAAACTCATCCTTTATATAAAAATTTGACTGGAGGTTTCCCTAAAGGGCTTGTGCTCAAGTTAGGACCGGAATTAATGCATGCCTATGAACCCCGACGATTTATCCGCCGGGGAGAGATATTGTCTTTTTCTTTGTTATTGATAGGAAACCATGCCGTTTATTATAAATATTACGTTGAAGCATTACGGCAAATGTGTGCCAGAGGAATAGGGCATCCGATGGAGCCTTTTAACTTGGTGGATATTTGTGAACGGCATCCGGTTTTGGGGATCCGGCGGATTGCTTCCGAAACTACAAAGAAAGTGGAAAAGTTACAAATGCCGGTTACATTTGAGGATTTTGCCCGGTTCAAGTGTTTTCCGGGTCTGACAATTTCTTTTCAGACACCCGTTTTGCTGCATGAAAACCGACTCGGTAAAGTAAGAAGTTCGGGTTATCAGGAAAAGTTGAACGGTTTTCCCAGCTATTATCAGTTTGTGCGTTCTGTGGCCTTTCGTAGTTTGAAATTAGCCGTGTTGTATGTATATCCGGAAAATGCTGCCTATTGCCGGGAGGCATACGAATGTATCGACCATTACTTGGAGCGGGCGTGTATTCCTTTGTTACAAAGGGCAGCACTGGAAAGAATCTCATTAGCAGGAACCCCAAAAGAAGGGGAGAAAAAATCGATACTTTTTCACGGTTATATCGGGGAGATAGACTATTCCGACCGTACTTCTGACTACCGGCAATTGATGTTATATATGCAGGAACTCGGGGTCGGTAACGACACCATATACGGCCTCGGCCAATATCGGATAAATAGTTGGAAAAATTATCGCAATGAACAAATATAA